A single genomic interval of Helicoverpa armigera isolate CAAS_96S chromosome 22, ASM3070526v1, whole genome shotgun sequence harbors:
- the LOC110370822 gene encoding uncharacterized protein LOC110370822, translating into MYRTLILLVACAAAVLSAPQQNSNITYVKQHPAEITQPTAKPTDRESRIEKLPLTIPGNVEETQTKENHNSESNKTPSNNTQPVYNYSDRIYSIKTKPKTQHKVNSTENNVPSIEDIKEPANVTESNDQDVVPTVTEFKDPEIVPTVPESNDSDIVPAESINNDRVALNTELDPEIESTQSDEFVTEKYEEEPTVTTEIEEYITKAPTPRLLPKLSYFGKSSTGSFSQNLIASPGKRRFRSRCRCEKIWNCAKLQISVPRCPEEYFMCCS; encoded by the exons ATGTACCG AACATTGATTCTGTTGGTGGCGTGCGCAGCCGCCGTGCTGTCAGCTCCCCAGCAGAACAGTAACATCACCTACGTCAAACAGCACCCAGCGGAAATAACACAACCCACTGCTAAACCCACGGACAGAGAATCCAGAATAGAAAAACTACCTTTAACTATTCCAGGCAATGTCGAGGAAACACAAACTAAGGAAAACCACAATTCAGAAAGTAACAAAACTCCTTCAAACAATACACAACCTGTATACAACTATTCAGACAGAATATACTCGATAAAGACTAAACCAAAAACACAACATAAAGTTAACAGCACAGAAAACAATGTTCCTTCAATAGAAGATATAAAAGAACCCGCAAATGTTACCGAATCTAACGATCAAGACGTTGTGCCCACTGTCACTGAATTTAAAGATCCTGAAATTGTACCAACCGTCCCCGAATCAAATGATTCGGATATTGTTCCCGCTGAAAGCATAAACAATGACAGAGTGGCACTCAATACAGAACTTGACCCCGAAATAGAAAGTACGCAGAGTGACGAATTCGTCACGGAGAAATATGAGGAAGAACCAACAGTAACCACTGAAATTGAAGAATATATCACCAAAGCGCCGACACCAAGGCTGTTGCCGAAACTGAGTTACTTCGGAAAGTCTTCGACCGGTTCGTTTTCGCAGAACCTGATCGCAAGCCCAGGCAAGAGGAGGTTCAGGTCCCGTTGCCGGTGCGAGAAAATATGGAACTGCGCCAAACTACAAATAAGTGTCCCCAGATGTCCTGAAGAGTACTTCATGTGTTGTTCATAG
- the LOC110370901 gene encoding uncharacterized protein LOC110370901 encodes MNSKMEDEVETKLCENCKREIPTVNFTIHNVHCARNIRVCPVCKEPVPYAELKEHHEKLHKLLPCKKCGEQVCGTDLEDHIRDSCAHTIKTCRYCELELPRRDLPAHENYCGVRTEQCPDCREWVMIKYRHLHVESNHGFIRLDDDPPPVIRKELPKGPAKPVTTKATSTNTGINNMPSTSNGFSRPASSNVNRTNGVKNVNVPRTEMKYFSSGSSSSSSSSLAGEGPSDWRAPQTNGSKAPAKRNNDQPQINTNMETTKKTDKDLSISRGAVKKRPAPKPPIRSPPENPRRDLPYYSAMERQQREERQRQEQTAYNLSVGLPPVLSPAAKLEKLRKMDALQNPETHVDYKSRLQGRLNKSPELHPSPGFVLGHPSSSDPERRRQEFQNLKPMTPQEFLERFNEMQLRKEEDGRRNNGENDVRRKSADRFSEIKSSLRELRRGLNEVTAPYHSNPNIPANQNNNNNINGNDRGNRSGRASPANDDVRLPCEFCNSLIPAHNLVQHQTGCRPDLAQLRPRSASLQGAAARATAEPDEEPVIPCEFCTESLPVYLISEHQERCGREANLLYPD; translated from the exons atgAATAGTAAAATGGAAGACGAAGTGGAAACAAAACTGTGTGAGAATTG CAAGCGCGAGATCCCGACGGTGAACTTCACAATCCACAACGTGCACTGCGCGCGGAACATCCGAGTGTGTCCCGTTTGTAAGGAGCCCGTGCCGTATGCGGAGCTCAAGGAACATCATGAGAAACTgcataaattat TACCTTGCAAGAAATGCGGCGAGCAAGTGTGCGGAACAGACTTGGAGGACCACATCCGCGACTCGTGCGCTCACACCATCAAGACATGCAG GTACTGTGAGTTGGAACTCCCTCGACGCGACCTACCCGCGCATGAAAACTACTGCGGGGTGCGCACTGAACAATGCCCCGACTGCCGCGAGTGGGTCATGATCAAGTACCGCCATCTGCACGTCGAGTCCAACCATGGGTTCATTCGGCTGGATGATG ACCCTCCCCCGGTAATAAGGAAGGAACTCCCCAAAGGTCCTGCAAAGCCGGTGACGACGAAAGCGACGAGCACCAACACTGGCATCAACAACATGCCCTCGACCAGCAACGGCTTCTCAAGACCTGCGTCTTCCAATGTTAATAGAACCAATGGAGTGAAGAATGTTAACGTGCCTAGGACTGAAATGAA GTACTTCAGCAGCGGTAGTTCcagttcatcatcatcgtccCTGGCGGGCGAGGGGCCGTCCGACTGGCGAGCCCCTCAGACCAACGGCTCCAAGGCACCCGCCAAGAGGAACAATGATCAGCCACAGATCAATACCAATATGGAGACTACGAAAAAAACTGACAAGGATTT GAGTATTTCCCGTGGTGCCGTGAAGAAGCGTCCGGCTCCGAAGCCGCCGATTCGCTCGCCTCCCGAGAACCCGCGTCGCGACCTGCCCTACTACAGCGCTATGGAACGACAGCAACGAGAGGAGAGACAGCGACAAGAACAGACGGCATATAACTTGTCTGTGG GTCTACCACCCGTACTAAGTCCAGCGGCGAAACTCGAAAAACTGCGAAAAATGGACGCCCTGCAAAACCCAGAAACCCACGTAGACTACAAGAGTCGTCTCCAAGGTCGTTTGAATAAGAGTCCTGAGTTACATCCTAGCCCAGGCTTTGTTTTAGGCCATCCTTCTAGCTCAGACCCTGAGAGGCGACGGCAGGAGTTCCAGAACTTGAAGCCGATGACTCCTCAGGAGTTTCTAGAGAGGTTCAATGAGATGCAGCTGAGGAAGGAGGAGGATGGGAGACGGAATAACGGGGAGAACGATGTGAGGAGGAAGAGTGCGGATCGGTTCAGTGAGATCAAGTCCTCGTTGAGAGAGCTGCGTAGGGGATTGAATGAG GTGACAGCTCCGTACCATTCAAACCCCAACATCCCGGCTaaccaaaataacaataataatatcaacGG TAACGACCGCGGCAATCGTTCCGGCCGTGCATCCCCGGCTAACGACGATGTGCGGCTGCCGTGCGAGTTCTGCAACTCGCTCATACCCGCACACAACCTCGTGCAGCATCAG ACGGGTTGCCGGCCGGACCTGGCACAGCTGCGGCCTCGCAGCGCGTCGCTGCagggggcggcggcgcgggcgacgGCGGAGCCCGACGAGGAGCCCGTCATACCCTGCGAGTTCTGCACCGAGTCGCTGCCTGTCTACCTCATCAGCGAACATCAG GAGCGATGTGGCAGGGAGGCCAATCTTCTATATCCTGACTGA
- the LOC110370821 gene encoding uncharacterized protein LOC110370821 — protein MQQSILRRKMDSILRSDQPVQNDRLSPSDIYKKRIQEKRRKDAKKIENARRMQNVKKAQNTKRNFEKSYQKSVNARRIRNDRRMWVATSGATVVFRKYMDNSTIPPDPPDFNSSELDHGAEEHPEMDVGDDGGGPGGTGGSEAFWGKFFKSLTMIFDGLSAIEPAGSNGQKVRACLHIATTYMNAHKDLRRYMGTRYFYENNLQYEVGYMTSEIITKYQRMLEIYHIAQDKWRKHQNREFASSIYMLYLYTNILEMGTVIGHLCAMLAEMELRFRDPSRKKTGFEDYHMPPKKKTQKHGTEAFEASIDEYEKRLLDGQKKRRKQRNKDRKKNLYAGYKPTPPDKKPRGSSWALDYGWSIEYNW, from the exons ATGCAACAGAGTATTTTAAGAAGAAAAATGGACAGCATCTTACGAAGCGATCAACCAGTGCAAAACGATAGATTATCACCAAGTGATATATACAAGAAAAgaatacaggaaaaaagaagaaaagatgcaaaaaaaattgaaaacgcCAGAAGAatgcaaaatgtaaaaaaagctcAAAATACTAAAAGAAATTTCGAGAAGTCGTACCAAAAAAGCGTTAACGCTAGAAGAATACGAAATGACAGAAGGATGTGGGTTGCTACTTCTGGCGCCACTGTCGTCTTTAGGAAGTACATGGACAATTCAACGATCCCTCCAGACCCGCCAGATTTTAATTCCTCCGAACTCGACCATG GAGCAGAAGAGCACCCAGAAATGGATGTTGGTGATGATGGTGGTGGCCCCGGTGGAACTGGTGGAAGTGAAGCGTTCTGGGgaaaattctttaaaagtcTGACGATGATCTTCGACGGGCTTTCGGCCATCGAGCCAGCTGGCAGCAATGGTCAGAAAGTTAGGGCTTGTCTCCACATTGCGACCACGTATATGAACGC acaCAAAGATTTGCGAAGGTATATGGGGACGCGATATTTTTACGAAAACAATTTGCAGTACGAGGTTGGATATATGACGAGTGAAATAATAACCAAATATCAAAGAATGTTAGAAATTTATCACATAGCACAAGATAAATGGCGCAAGCATCAGAACAGAGAGTTTGCTTCCAGCATTTACATGCTATATCTGTATACAAATATTCTTGAAATGGGTACCGTGATAGGACATCTGTGTGCCATGTTGGCTGAAATGGAATTGAGGTTCCGCGACCCAAGTCGTAAGAAGACAGGATTCGAGGATTACCATATGCCCCCGA aaaaaaagacGCAAAAGCACGGGACCGAAGCTTTCGAGGCGTCTATTGATGAATATGAGAAGAGGTTGTTAGATGGACAGAAGAAGCGGCGAAAACAACGAAATAAGGACAGAAAGAAAAATTTGTACGCCGGTTACAAACCCACACCTCCGGACAAAAAGCCGAGGGGGAG TTCTTGGGCACTCGACTACGGATGGTCGATCGAATACAACTGGTGA